A genomic window from Glaciihabitans sp. INWT7 includes:
- a CDS encoding glucosamine-6-phosphate deaminase: MAEIVIVKDTAEAGELAADAILALVARRADAVLGLATGSTPLGVWRALAGRRADLSRARGFALDEYVGLPDGHPESYRAVITREVVEPLGLDESLVAVPGHLGPIETAGEDYELAIRAAGGVDLQVLGIGTDGHIGFNEPGSSFESLTRVKTLTQQTRRDNARFFASVDEVPVNCITQGLGTIRRARHLVLLAFGEGKAAAIAAAVEGPVTASAPGSAIQLHSHVTVIVDEAAASGLANVDYYRYAWANKPEWEGL, from the coding sequence ATGGCTGAGATCGTGATCGTGAAAGACACCGCAGAGGCGGGCGAGTTGGCGGCCGATGCCATCCTCGCGCTCGTCGCGAGAAGAGCGGATGCCGTGCTCGGCCTCGCGACCGGATCGACTCCGCTCGGGGTCTGGCGCGCCCTCGCTGGCCGGCGGGCCGATCTCTCCCGGGCGCGCGGCTTCGCCCTCGACGAGTATGTCGGACTGCCCGACGGCCATCCGGAGAGCTATCGCGCCGTGATCACCCGGGAGGTTGTCGAACCGCTCGGGCTCGACGAATCACTCGTGGCGGTGCCCGGCCACCTCGGGCCGATCGAGACAGCGGGCGAGGACTATGAGCTCGCCATCCGGGCTGCCGGGGGAGTCGACCTGCAGGTGCTTGGCATCGGCACCGACGGGCACATCGGCTTCAATGAGCCCGGCTCGTCGTTCGAGTCGCTCACCCGTGTCAAGACACTGACACAGCAGACGCGCCGTGACAATGCCCGGTTCTTCGCCTCGGTCGACGAGGTGCCGGTCAACTGCATCACACAGGGACTCGGCACCATCCGTCGTGCCCGTCACCTGGTGCTGCTCGCCTTCGGCGAGGGCAAGGCGGCGGCGATCGCGGCGGCGGTGGAGGGTCCGGTGACAGCGAGTGCTCCCGGATCCGCGATCCAGCTGCACTCGCACGTCACGGTGATCGTCGATGAGGCCGCCGCTTCCGGCCTCGCGAACGTCGACTACTACCGCTACGCCTGGGCCAACAAGCCGGAGTGGGAGGGCCTGTAG
- the purU gene encoding formyltetrahydrofolate deformylase: MTSALSTHWVLTLVCSDRPGIVHAISGAIVTAGGNITESQQFSSADTGTFFMRLQVESAVTREAFEAAIAPVTTHYDATWTLDVVGRPLRTLVLVSKAAHCLNDLLFRERAGQLPVELPLVLSNHPDLGGLAEFYGVPFESHPVASEGQKLAFEDRVLDAVERFDIELVVLARYMQILSPALCERLSGRIINIHHSFLPGFKGANPYRQAHARGVKLIGATAHFVTSDLDEGPIIEQNVVRVDHSRTPAELMSIGQDEESRTLTQAVKWFAENRVLRDGARTIIFR; encoded by the coding sequence ATGACCTCTGCACTATCGACCCACTGGGTGCTGACCCTCGTCTGCTCCGACCGGCCGGGCATCGTGCACGCGATCAGTGGGGCCATCGTCACCGCCGGTGGCAACATCACCGAGTCGCAGCAGTTCTCGAGTGCCGACACCGGCACCTTCTTCATGAGGCTGCAGGTGGAATCCGCCGTGACCCGTGAGGCATTCGAAGCGGCGATCGCGCCCGTGACCACCCACTACGACGCGACCTGGACGCTGGATGTCGTCGGCCGGCCCCTGCGCACACTGGTGCTGGTCTCGAAGGCCGCCCACTGCCTCAACGATCTGCTGTTCCGCGAACGTGCCGGCCAGCTTCCGGTCGAACTTCCCCTCGTTCTGAGCAATCACCCGGATCTGGGCGGCCTCGCCGAGTTCTACGGGGTTCCGTTCGAGTCGCACCCCGTGGCATCCGAGGGCCAGAAGCTCGCCTTCGAGGATCGCGTGCTCGACGCCGTGGAGCGGTTCGACATCGAGCTCGTGGTGCTCGCGCGCTACATGCAGATCCTGTCTCCCGCACTCTGCGAGCGGCTGTCGGGGCGCATCATCAATATCCACCATTCCTTCCTCCCGGGATTCAAGGGAGCCAATCCCTATCGCCAGGCCCATGCCCGGGGGGTCAAGCTCATCGGGGCTACCGCGCACTTCGTGACCAGCGACCTCGACGAGGGTCCGATCATCGAGCAGAACGTGGTGCGCGTCGACCACTCCCGCACCCCGGCCGAGCTCATGTCCATCGGCCAGGACGAGGAATCCCGCACCCTCACCCAGGCGGTGAAGTGGTTCGCCGAGAACCGCGTGCTGCGTGACGGAGCGCGCACGATCATCTTCCGCTAG
- a CDS encoding GntR family transcriptional regulator, translating into MVGGARVSGLKHEEIARILTGEIRAGEVPYGLQLPGETTLAERFSVSRNTVRAALTELGRAGLISTRSGKGSFVTYDGRPLNVRLGWARALQEQGLETTVRVIGAQPVQDAALAASLGEPSDSFIAIDRLRSIVNGPVISYERSRVRATAQVADAVAAGQAAGSLTRMLLECDLVASTGEQWVEVRMLDSTEAALLERPPAAPFLWSRCVTRNAVGELVEHVESLLDPAHFSLHFQFSAHE; encoded by the coding sequence ATGGTCGGCGGCGCACGGGTCTCTGGGCTCAAACACGAGGAGATCGCGCGCATCCTCACCGGGGAGATCCGCGCGGGCGAGGTGCCGTACGGGCTGCAGCTGCCCGGGGAGACCACTCTCGCCGAGAGATTCTCGGTGAGCCGCAACACTGTGCGCGCGGCCCTCACCGAGCTCGGCCGTGCCGGGCTCATCAGCACGCGCTCGGGCAAGGGATCCTTCGTCACCTACGATGGTCGACCGCTCAACGTGAGGCTCGGCTGGGCGCGGGCCCTCCAAGAGCAGGGGCTCGAGACGACGGTGCGGGTCATCGGCGCGCAACCCGTGCAGGATGCCGCGCTCGCCGCATCGCTCGGGGAACCGAGCGACAGCTTCATCGCGATCGATCGCCTGCGGTCCATCGTGAACGGCCCGGTGATCTCCTACGAGAGATCACGGGTGCGGGCGACGGCTCAGGTGGCCGACGCGGTCGCGGCCGGCCAGGCCGCGGGATCGCTCACTCGCATGCTGCTCGAGTGCGACCTCGTCGCGTCGACCGGCGAGCAGTGGGTGGAGGTGAGGATGCTCGACTCGACGGAGGCCGCACTTCTCGAGCGCCCGCCCGCGGCGCCATTCCTCTGGTCGCGCTGCGTCACCCGCAACGCCGTCGGCGAGCTCGTGGAGCACGTGGAGAGCCTGCTCGATCCCGCTCACTTCAGCCTGCACTTCCAGTTCTCGGCGCACGAGTGA
- a CDS encoding PfkB family carbohydrate kinase, translated as MTSRLVSVGNVIVDLTLRIPALPERGSDVLARDTGSTPGGAFNTLVAAVRQGLASAYGGAHGVGPHGDRVRSALSAEGIAVLLDPSPDADTGFDIALVDDDGERTFVTVFGAEARLAARELVSISLGAGDLVHVSGYGLLESTNAGVLAPWIAGIGPGHTVLFDPGPLATTVPAEALATVAGRADWLSCNLREALSLTGESDAGAAATALRESWRAVVIRLGPQGCLVVEDEARFVPGFAAEAIDTTGAGDAHTGAFLAALASGEPPPAAARRANACAAIAVTRRGPATAPTAPEVQRLLDGAD; from the coding sequence ATGACGAGCAGGCTGGTGAGCGTCGGCAATGTGATCGTGGACCTCACCCTGCGCATCCCCGCGCTTCCCGAAAGAGGCAGCGATGTGCTCGCCCGCGACACCGGCAGCACGCCGGGAGGGGCCTTCAACACGCTGGTGGCGGCCGTTCGCCAGGGCCTCGCCAGTGCGTATGGCGGAGCGCACGGCGTCGGACCGCACGGAGACCGGGTGCGATCGGCCCTCAGCGCCGAGGGAATCGCGGTGTTGCTCGATCCCTCCCCGGATGCCGACACCGGCTTCGACATCGCCCTGGTCGACGACGACGGCGAGCGCACCTTCGTCACGGTGTTCGGGGCTGAAGCGAGGCTCGCCGCCCGCGAGCTGGTGAGCATCAGCCTCGGCGCGGGTGATCTCGTGCACGTCTCGGGCTACGGCCTTCTCGAGAGCACGAACGCCGGCGTGCTTGCCCCGTGGATCGCGGGGATCGGCCCCGGGCACACGGTTCTGTTCGATCCCGGCCCGCTCGCGACAACGGTCCCCGCGGAGGCGCTCGCCACCGTCGCCGGCCGTGCCGATTGGCTCAGCTGCAACCTGCGGGAGGCCCTCTCGCTGACCGGTGAGTCGGATGCCGGTGCTGCCGCCACGGCTCTGCGCGAGAGCTGGCGCGCGGTCGTTATCCGGCTCGGTCCGCAGGGGTGTCTCGTCGTGGAGGACGAGGCTCGATTCGTTCCCGGCTTCGCCGCCGAGGCCATCGACACCACTGGTGCGGGTGATGCCCATACGGGGGCATTCCTCGCCGCGCTCGCATCGGGGGAGCCGCCGCCTGCTGCGGCGCGGAGAGCCAACGCCTGCGCCGCCATCGCGGTCACCCGGCGCGGCCCGGCCACCGCTCCGACCGCGCCAGAGGTTCAGCGGCTGCTCGACGGCGCGGACTAG
- a CDS encoding ROK family protein, whose protein sequence is MRVGVDVGGTKTDAVAIDETGRILHQLRVSTGFGATSVLQTTAGVVSSLATALRVPVGSIESVGVGVPGAVDSSSGRVSHAVNLGLDELELGGELSRMLGVAVRVENDVNAAALGAFHLLELPPTTSMAYLNLGTGLAAGLVLEGRLWRGARGTAGEIGHIPVDTEGPVCQCGQRGCLEMVASGSAVSRQWPSDAASPVHALFESALAGEPLAVEVRQRFLANVASAVRILVLSVDVETVVIGGGISSLGDPLLAGIRAALDGWSEHSPFIASLRLSERVRLVPAGTPVSAVGAAFVGAPSIGDGPRPTPLVRPEPQQNREADQGRASTDG, encoded by the coding sequence ATGAGGGTCGGAGTGGACGTCGGCGGCACGAAGACCGACGCGGTGGCCATCGACGAGACGGGTCGCATCCTGCACCAGTTGAGAGTATCCACCGGCTTCGGCGCCACCTCGGTGCTGCAGACGACAGCGGGAGTGGTCTCGTCTCTCGCGACCGCTTTGCGGGTGCCGGTCGGCAGCATCGAGTCAGTGGGAGTCGGAGTACCCGGCGCGGTCGACAGCTCGAGTGGACGCGTCTCGCACGCGGTCAATCTCGGGCTGGATGAGCTCGAACTCGGCGGCGAGCTCTCCCGCATGCTCGGGGTTGCGGTGCGGGTGGAGAACGATGTGAATGCCGCGGCTCTGGGAGCCTTCCATCTGCTCGAGCTGCCGCCGACGACATCCATGGCCTATCTCAACCTCGGTACCGGGCTCGCCGCGGGCCTCGTTCTCGAGGGTCGGCTGTGGCGCGGTGCCCGCGGTACCGCGGGCGAGATCGGGCACATCCCGGTCGACACCGAAGGTCCGGTCTGCCAGTGCGGACAACGTGGATGCCTCGAGATGGTGGCTTCCGGATCGGCGGTCTCGCGACAGTGGCCGAGCGACGCCGCGTCCCCGGTGCACGCACTCTTCGAGTCCGCGCTCGCGGGCGAGCCCCTCGCTGTCGAGGTCAGGCAACGCTTCCTGGCCAATGTGGCCTCCGCGGTGCGGATCCTCGTGTTGAGCGTCGATGTGGAGACCGTGGTGATCGGCGGCGGCATCAGTTCGCTCGGAGACCCGCTGTTGGCCGGAATCCGGGCAGCGCTCGACGGTTGGTCGGAGCACTCGCCATTCATCGCCTCGCTGCGACTCTCCGAGCGAGTGCGACTCGTGCCCGCGGGCACTCCCGTGTCGGCGGTCGGGGCCGCCTTCGTCGGGGCGCCATCGATCGGCGATGGCCCGCGGCCGACCCCGCTCGTTCGACCAGAACCGCAACAGAACAGAGAAGCAGACCAGGGAAGGGCATCGACCGATGGCTGA
- a CDS encoding YrdB family protein: MTTPGTVAVRIGPNDVLRFVLELFALFSLGFWGYLAWPFPWPGVLFMVGAPLFAAVVWALFRSPKAVFPLDVVGRSLVEIFVMGAAVAVWFMIGYPVVGVIFGVVAAISGVIAGRAEIAAELTAQEAEPR, encoded by the coding sequence GTGACAACGCCAGGAACTGTTGCGGTGCGAATCGGGCCGAATGACGTGCTTCGCTTCGTCCTCGAGCTGTTCGCCCTGTTCTCCCTCGGATTCTGGGGATACCTCGCCTGGCCGTTTCCGTGGCCCGGAGTGCTCTTCATGGTCGGCGCTCCGCTCTTCGCCGCCGTGGTCTGGGCCCTGTTCCGATCCCCGAAGGCGGTGTTCCCGCTCGATGTCGTCGGCCGCAGCCTCGTGGAGATCTTCGTGATGGGGGCCGCCGTCGCCGTCTGGTTCATGATCGGATACCCCGTAGTCGGCGTGATCTTCGGTGTTGTCGCCGCGATCAGCGGCGTCATCGCGGGCCGCGCGGAAATCGCGGCGGAACTGACAGCACAGGAAGCAGAACCACGATGA
- a CDS encoding ADP-ribosylglycohydrolase family protein, with amino-acid sequence MSAREHAIAALYGLAIGDALGMPTQQMSRAEIAGRYGVIDGFRAADPGHPLAGGLPAGHITDDTEQALLLADLLIAGRGTVDPGAFAAALVAWEDDMRERGSLDLLGPSTKRAVRAVLDGEPIATAGRFGTTNGAAMRVTPVGIIRTWQPVDTLVDLVASTSLVSHNTGVAIAGASAVAAAISAGIDGADLGEAFDTAIEAARLGASRGYWVAAADVSARIRLAIDLADPADPHGSLTRLYEVIGTSLATQESVPAAFGILATFPHDPWRAVCAAASLGGDSDTVAAMAGAIGGAVSGSTAFPAEARETVRAVNSLDLESVADGLLALR; translated from the coding sequence GTGAGCGCTCGCGAGCACGCCATCGCAGCCCTGTACGGACTCGCGATCGGCGATGCCCTGGGCATGCCGACCCAGCAGATGTCACGCGCCGAGATCGCCGGCCGCTATGGCGTCATCGATGGCTTCCGGGCCGCGGATCCTGGGCATCCCCTCGCCGGTGGGCTCCCGGCGGGACACATCACGGATGACACCGAGCAGGCGCTCTTGCTCGCCGACCTCCTCATCGCGGGGCGGGGCACGGTGGATCCGGGGGCATTCGCCGCCGCTCTCGTGGCGTGGGAGGACGACATGCGAGAGCGAGGTTCGCTCGACCTTCTCGGGCCGTCGACGAAGCGCGCCGTGCGCGCCGTGCTCGACGGCGAGCCGATAGCGACCGCCGGTCGGTTCGGAACGACGAATGGTGCCGCCATGCGGGTGACACCGGTCGGCATCATCCGCACATGGCAGCCTGTTGACACCCTGGTCGACCTCGTCGCGTCGACCAGCCTCGTCTCGCACAACACCGGCGTCGCGATAGCCGGAGCGAGCGCGGTCGCTGCCGCCATCAGCGCCGGAATCGACGGCGCCGACCTCGGTGAGGCCTTCGACACGGCGATCGAGGCGGCCCGGCTGGGCGCGAGCCGGGGCTACTGGGTCGCGGCGGCGGATGTGTCGGCACGCATCCGCCTCGCGATCGACCTGGCCGATCCCGCCGATCCCCACGGCAGTCTCACCCGCCTGTACGAGGTCATCGGCACGAGTCTCGCCACGCAGGAGTCCGTGCCGGCCGCGTTCGGGATCCTCGCCACCTTCCCGCACGATCCCTGGCGGGCCGTCTGCGCCGCGGCTTCGCTCGGCGGCGACAGCGATACCGTGGCCGCGATGGCCGGAGCGATCGGGGGCGCGGTCTCAGGCTCCACAGCATTCCCCGCGGAGGCGCGCGAGACCGTGCGGGCGGTGAACTCACTCGACCTCGAGTCGGTCGCCGACGGCCTGTTGGCGCTGCGATGA
- a CDS encoding cytosine permease — protein sequence MRVVTTNRRNSVSTTDTPRDLREARGIELNGINTIQESERKGTASSLFWPWFGANVSVFGISYGSFILGFGISFWQATFVSLVGIIVSFLLCGIVALAGKRGSAPTMVLSRAAFGVRGNRVPAVLSWVLTVGWETALTALAVLATSTVFTELGFDGGIATKIVALIVIAALIVVAGIVGIDFIMRLQVWITVITGVLTVVYIVLALPSIDFAKIAAIPAGQPQAVVGALVLVMTGFGLGWVNAAADYSRYLPRSTRSSAVVGWTTFGAAVAPIVLVVFGLLLAGSSSKLSDAISGDPIGALTSILPVWFLIPFALVAVLGLVGGAVLDIYSSGLALLSAGIRIPRFAAAGIDGVVMIVGAIVVVFFATNFIGPFQGFLITLGVPVAVWCGVMVADVILRRKDYAEAELYSTTGRYGDVRWVPILLIVVGTGLGWGLVVATADVPWLNWQGYFLGPLGLAKDWSYANLGVLLSLLVGFLGTIVFSRATIRRQEALPIEEPVETVVR from the coding sequence ATGCGCGTTGTCACGACGAACCGGAGGAATTCTGTGAGCACCACCGACACCCCACGAGACCTGCGGGAAGCCAGGGGCATCGAGCTCAATGGCATCAACACGATTCAGGAGTCCGAGCGAAAGGGAACGGCGTCCAGCCTGTTCTGGCCGTGGTTCGGCGCGAACGTCTCGGTCTTCGGCATCAGCTACGGATCCTTCATCCTCGGCTTCGGCATCTCGTTCTGGCAGGCGACTTTCGTCAGCCTTGTCGGCATCATCGTCTCGTTCCTGCTCTGCGGCATCGTCGCGCTCGCCGGCAAGCGTGGCTCGGCCCCGACGATGGTGCTCAGCCGGGCGGCCTTCGGGGTGCGGGGAAACCGGGTTCCCGCCGTGCTGTCCTGGGTGCTCACGGTGGGCTGGGAGACGGCGCTGACCGCTCTCGCCGTGCTCGCGACCTCCACGGTGTTCACGGAGCTCGGCTTCGACGGGGGGATCGCGACGAAGATCGTCGCTTTGATCGTGATCGCGGCCCTCATCGTGGTCGCGGGCATCGTCGGCATCGACTTCATCATGCGTCTTCAGGTATGGATCACCGTGATCACGGGAGTGCTCACCGTCGTCTACATCGTGCTCGCGCTGCCCAGCATCGACTTCGCGAAGATCGCGGCCATCCCGGCCGGCCAGCCCCAGGCCGTCGTCGGCGCTCTCGTGCTCGTCATGACTGGCTTCGGCCTCGGTTGGGTCAATGCCGCGGCGGACTATTCGCGCTATCTCCCGCGATCCACCCGCAGCTCGGCCGTGGTCGGATGGACCACCTTCGGAGCCGCCGTCGCGCCGATCGTGCTCGTGGTGTTCGGACTGCTCCTCGCCGGATCCTCCTCCAAGCTGAGCGACGCGATCAGCGGTGACCCGATCGGCGCGCTCACGTCGATCCTCCCGGTCTGGTTCCTGATTCCGTTTGCGCTCGTCGCCGTGCTCGGCCTCGTCGGGGGAGCGGTGCTCGACATCTACTCCTCCGGTCTTGCGCTGCTCAGCGCCGGCATCCGAATCCCCCGCTTCGCCGCCGCCGGCATCGACGGCGTGGTGATGATCGTCGGCGCGATCGTGGTCGTCTTCTTCGCGACGAACTTCATCGGTCCGTTCCAGGGCTTCCTCATCACCCTCGGAGTGCCGGTCGCAGTGTGGTGCGGGGTGATGGTCGCCGACGTGATCCTGCGCCGCAAGGACTACGCGGAGGCAGAGCTCTACTCGACCACCGGGCGCTACGGCGACGTGCGCTGGGTGCCGATCCTGCTCATCGTCGTGGGCACCGGTCTCGGCTGGGGACTCGTCGTGGCCACCGCCGACGTGCCGTGGCTCAACTGGCAGGGCTACTTCCTCGGCCCGCTCGGCCTCGCGAAGGACTGGTCCTACGCCAACCTCGGGGTGCTGCTGTCGTTGCTCGTCGGCTTCTTGGGCACGATCGTCTTCAGCCGGGCGACAATCCGTCGCCAGGAGGCACTGCCGATCGAGGAGCCCGTTGAGACCGTAGTGCGATGA
- a CDS encoding cysteine hydrolase family protein yields MNGPWLVVIDMQVVFGDPSSAWFTPGYAAIEPTVARLVEHFGERVVYTRFIAPEHPTGAWVPYYELWPFALVHHSDPLYELMPAFSGTDHPVISRTTFGKWGDELSTIIGPDAAVVLAGVSTDCCVLSTALAAADAGVRVLVAQDACAGLSAADHQRALDAMALYGPLIEVTSADAVMS; encoded by the coding sequence ATGAACGGTCCCTGGCTGGTCGTCATCGACATGCAGGTGGTGTTCGGGGATCCGAGCAGCGCCTGGTTCACCCCGGGCTACGCGGCGATCGAACCGACCGTCGCGCGTCTCGTCGAACACTTCGGTGAGCGGGTCGTGTACACGCGGTTCATCGCGCCGGAGCATCCGACCGGCGCCTGGGTGCCCTATTACGAGCTGTGGCCGTTCGCCCTCGTGCACCACAGCGATCCGCTCTACGAGCTGATGCCGGCGTTCTCCGGCACCGACCATCCGGTGATCTCGCGCACGACCTTCGGCAAATGGGGAGATGAACTCTCCACGATCATCGGACCGGATGCGGCGGTGGTGCTCGCCGGCGTCTCCACCGACTGCTGCGTGCTCTCGACCGCCCTCGCCGCCGCGGATGCCGGGGTGCGCGTGCTCGTCGCGCAGGACGCCTGCGCCGGATTGAGTGCGGCAGACCACCAGCGCGCCCTCGACGCGATGGCGCTCTACGGCCCGCTGATCGAGGTCACGAGCGCTGACGCCGTGATGTCCTGA
- the nagA gene encoding N-acetylglucosamine-6-phosphate deacetylase — protein sequence MTTLFHSARKLDGHGQVDDFWALVRGDTIDSVGSGPQHPQADTVVDVGGRWFVPGFIDIHAHGGGGHSFDNGGEEIAAALDAHRAHGTTRSVISLVANPVAQLRESLGVIAELAASDPLVLGSHLEGPFLSSDRRGAHNPQFLLDPLPWAVDELLGAARGTLRQITIAPEREGALEAIDVLVENRVTVAVGHTDAGFDLTREAFDRGARLLTHVFNAMAPIHHRAPGPIIAAFEDERVTIELILDGLHVHPDVAAMVFRSAPGRVALVTDAMAAAASDDGDYRLGSLNVTVKDGLAVLSGTSTIAGSTLTQDAALRCAIEATGISPRDAVAALTITPATALGYGHRFGYLAPGFAADAVLLDHEWQVSEVWAAGAKL from the coding sequence ATGACCACCCTCTTTCACAGTGCCCGCAAGCTCGATGGCCACGGACAGGTCGACGACTTCTGGGCGCTCGTGCGCGGTGACACGATCGACTCCGTCGGCTCCGGACCGCAGCATCCGCAGGCCGACACCGTGGTCGACGTCGGAGGCCGCTGGTTCGTGCCCGGTTTCATCGACATCCACGCGCACGGAGGAGGAGGGCACTCCTTCGACAACGGCGGGGAGGAGATCGCCGCGGCACTCGATGCTCACCGCGCCCATGGCACCACCCGCTCGGTGATCAGCCTCGTGGCGAATCCGGTCGCACAGTTGCGCGAGAGTCTCGGCGTGATCGCCGAGCTGGCGGCATCCGATCCACTCGTGCTCGGCTCGCACCTCGAGGGGCCGTTCCTCTCTTCCGATCGCCGGGGTGCCCACAACCCGCAGTTCCTCCTCGACCCCCTCCCGTGGGCGGTCGACGAACTGCTCGGCGCCGCTCGCGGCACCCTGCGCCAGATCACGATCGCTCCCGAGCGCGAAGGCGCCCTCGAGGCGATCGACGTGCTGGTGGAGAATCGGGTGACCGTGGCAGTGGGCCACACCGATGCCGGATTCGACCTCACCCGCGAGGCCTTCGACCGGGGAGCGCGCCTGCTCACCCACGTCTTCAATGCCATGGCGCCGATCCATCATCGGGCGCCGGGACCGATCATCGCCGCTTTCGAAGACGAGAGGGTGACCATCGAGCTCATTCTCGACGGCCTCCACGTGCATCCGGATGTCGCTGCGATGGTGTTCCGTTCGGCACCCGGCCGGGTCGCACTGGTGACCGACGCGATGGCCGCGGCGGCATCCGACGACGGAGACTACCGCCTCGGTTCCCTCAATGTGACGGTGAAAGACGGCCTTGCCGTGCTGTCGGGCACCTCGACCATCGCGGGCTCCACCCTCACCCAGGACGCCGCGCTGCGCTGCGCGATCGAGGCGACCGGGATCTCACCACGGGATGCGGTCGCAGCCCTCACCATCACTCCCGCCACCGCGCTCGGCTACGGGCACCGCTTCGGGTACCTCGCTCCCGGCTTCGCCGCCGATGCAGTGCTGCTCGATCACGAGTGGCAGGTCTCCGAGGTGTGGGCGGCCGGCGCGAAGCTGTAG
- the pdxH gene encoding pyridoxamine 5'-phosphate oxidase, producing MSSLERHTDYGSTGLSESDVLRDPMAQFAAWLSAAEDAEIFEPNAMVVSTVDSDGTPSSRTVLLKGLDGEAFEFVTNYRSHKGHALSAHPAVSLLFPWYQLTRQVIVRGVAHRTDAATSDAYFAARPHGSRLAALASEQSEPVASRRVLEDRMRELESRYPEGSIVPRPEHWGGFRVVPSTIEFWQGRTSRLHDRLVFTAVDGGWTLERLQP from the coding sequence ATGAGCTCACTCGAACGACACACCGACTACGGATCGACCGGCCTCTCGGAGTCGGACGTGCTCCGCGACCCGATGGCACAGTTCGCGGCTTGGCTCTCCGCCGCAGAGGACGCCGAGATCTTCGAGCCCAACGCCATGGTGGTGAGCACCGTGGATTCCGACGGCACGCCGAGCAGCCGCACTGTGCTGCTCAAGGGCCTCGACGGCGAGGCATTCGAGTTCGTCACGAACTACCGGTCACACAAGGGGCACGCGCTGTCCGCGCATCCGGCGGTCTCGTTGCTCTTCCCCTGGTACCAGCTCACCCGCCAGGTGATCGTGCGGGGCGTCGCCCACCGCACGGATGCCGCCACCTCCGACGCGTACTTCGCCGCCCGCCCGCACGGCTCACGCCTGGCCGCGCTCGCCAGCGAGCAGTCCGAGCCGGTCGCCTCTCGCCGGGTTCTCGAAGACCGCATGCGCGAGCTCGAGTCTCGCTATCCGGAGGGATCGATCGTGCCGCGCCCCGAGCACTGGGGCGGATTCCGCGTGGTGCCGAGCACAATCGAGTTCTGGCAGGGCCGCACCTCGCGACTGCACGATCGGCTGGTCTTCACGGCCGTCGACGGCGGCTGGACGCTGGAGCGACTGCAGCCCTAG
- the ppk2 gene encoding polyphosphate kinase 2: protein MKRTPKRAYEAELERLQVELVRMQQWITATGTRVVVIFEGRDAAGKGGAIKRIAQYLNPRTARVVALPTPSERERGQWYFQRYIERLPTSGEIVLMDRSWYNRAGVERVMDYCTAEEHARFLSQTPTFERMLIEDGILLIKYWFSVSDTEQEKRFRSRLEDPMRRWKLSDTDLLSITRWEEYSRAKDEMFAHTDTDESPWWTIESDDKRSSRLNTISHLLSLVPYEHVEPAPVQIPERPQAEGYNRPPRELQRHVPDHAGDLKKKRKKQD, encoded by the coding sequence GTGAAGCGCACCCCCAAGCGCGCCTACGAAGCGGAACTCGAGCGACTCCAGGTGGAACTCGTGCGAATGCAGCAGTGGATCACCGCAACCGGAACCCGGGTCGTGGTGATCTTCGAGGGGCGGGATGCCGCCGGCAAGGGGGGCGCGATCAAGCGCATCGCGCAGTACCTCAACCCACGGACGGCGCGTGTCGTCGCTCTGCCGACTCCCAGCGAACGCGAGCGCGGCCAATGGTACTTCCAGCGGTACATCGAACGGCTTCCGACGTCGGGCGAAATAGTGCTGATGGATCGCTCTTGGTACAACAGGGCCGGAGTCGAGAGGGTGATGGACTATTGCACGGCCGAGGAACACGCGCGTTTCCTATCCCAGACCCCGACCTTCGAACGGATGCTCATCGAAGATGGCATCCTGCTCATCAAGTACTGGTTCTCGGTCTCCGATACCGAGCAGGAGAAGCGTTTCCGCTCCCGCCTGGAAGATCCGATGCGCCGGTGGAAGCTGTCTGACACCGACCTGCTTTCCATCACCCGCTGGGAAGAGTACTCGCGCGCCAAAGACGAGATGTTCGCTCATACGGATACCGATGAATCCCCCTGGTGGACTATCGAGAGTGATGACAAGCGGTCATCGAGGCTGAACACCATCAGTCACCTCCTGTCCCTCGTGCCCTATGAGCATGTGGAGCCCGCGCCCGTGCAGATTCCTGAGCGACCGCAGGCGGAGGGCTACAACCGGCCACCGCGCGAATTGCAACGCCACGTGCCCGACCATGCGGGTGACCTGAAGAAGAAGAGGAAGAAGCAGGATTGA